The following are from one region of the Leucobacter sp. Psy1 genome:
- a CDS encoding MerR family transcriptional regulator yields the protein MLIGEVAKRSGVSVRILRHYDSLGLVCPAGRTAGGYREYVAADVHRLFAVESLRTLGLSLHEIGEALDASDFTPVAMIDELVLRTRERMLREGELLERLERVRAGEPGDWDQVLSAVELLRGLGAGDASLRQHLAHRLGSDLHGLRHLDVLVEAVLSEQDLNTAGALDWALAQAGDDAVPALTDALGDPAASRRQRAVLALRKIATPVARRALASMIEHEDPFVRGWAAIVGGEDGEARTLAPLISLVVSGDRDVEASEALGLLARDPEQQGRVVRAIEGALDGSDADARLRLTQAIAEIPGDDALDLLARLSADPERRVALTAEYLRGERAPQQGPR from the coding sequence ATGCTGATCGGCGAAGTCGCGAAGCGGTCGGGGGTGAGCGTCAGAATACTGCGGCACTACGACTCGCTCGGCCTGGTGTGCCCTGCGGGGCGCACGGCTGGCGGGTATCGCGAATACGTCGCAGCTGATGTGCATCGGCTGTTCGCGGTGGAGAGCCTCAGGACGCTGGGGCTCAGTCTGCACGAGATCGGCGAGGCGCTGGACGCGTCGGATTTCACGCCGGTCGCGATGATCGACGAGCTCGTACTCCGGACGCGGGAGCGCATGCTGCGCGAGGGCGAACTGCTCGAGCGTCTCGAGCGTGTGCGTGCGGGAGAGCCGGGGGACTGGGACCAGGTGCTGAGTGCCGTCGAACTGCTCCGCGGTCTCGGCGCAGGCGATGCGTCACTCCGGCAGCATCTGGCGCATCGATTGGGCAGCGACCTGCACGGCCTCAGGCACCTGGATGTACTGGTCGAAGCGGTCTTGAGCGAGCAGGACCTGAATACCGCCGGCGCACTCGACTGGGCCCTCGCGCAGGCGGGCGATGACGCGGTACCGGCGCTCACCGACGCGCTCGGGGACCCCGCCGCCTCGAGGCGCCAGAGGGCGGTTCTGGCTCTGCGCAAGATCGCGACCCCCGTGGCTCGGCGCGCTCTGGCGTCGATGATCGAGCACGAGGATCCGTTCGTCCGGGGCTGGGCGGCCATTGTCGGCGGTGAGGATGGAGAGGCGCGCACTCTCGCCCCGCTCATCAGCCTGGTGGTCAGCGGGGATCGCGACGTCGAGGCGTCCGAGGCGCTCGGCCTTCTCGCGCGCGACCCTGAACAGCAGGGGCGCGTGGTGCGCGCGATAGAGGGGGCCCTCGACGGCTCGGACGCCGATGCTCGTTTGCGGCTGACCCAGGCGATCGCGGAGATCCCAGGAGACGATGCGCTGGATCTGCTCGCGCGCCTCTCCGCGGATCCGGAGCGCCGAGTCGCGCTCACCGCAGAGTATCTCCGTGGAGAGCGGGCGCCTCAGCAGGGGCCCCGCTGA
- a CDS encoding ABC transporter permease, which translates to MNFDWVVSNANQIWSLTLTHIWLTLLPTAIGLLIAVPLGYVAHHWRRAYLPIVGGTSLFFTLPSLALFILLPQFLGTRILDPINVVVALVIYSVALLTRVVADGLSAVPTESVQAAEGMGFKRSETFFKVQLPIAVPAILSGLRVVVVTNISITTMAAIIGVEQLGTLFTLGFTRNLLVPIVTGLVICLLLALLLDRLLVLLGRILTPWARKGAL; encoded by the coding sequence GTGAACTTCGACTGGGTCGTCTCGAACGCGAACCAGATCTGGAGCCTGACACTCACCCACATCTGGCTGACGCTCCTGCCCACCGCGATCGGTCTGCTGATCGCCGTTCCGCTCGGGTACGTCGCCCATCACTGGCGGCGGGCATACCTGCCGATCGTGGGCGGGACGAGCCTCTTCTTCACGCTGCCGTCGCTCGCGCTCTTCATCCTGCTGCCGCAGTTTCTCGGTACCCGGATCCTCGACCCGATCAACGTCGTCGTCGCTCTGGTCATCTACAGCGTTGCGTTGCTCACGCGGGTCGTGGCCGACGGGCTCAGCGCCGTGCCGACGGAGTCCGTCCAGGCGGCCGAGGGGATGGGCTTCAAGCGGTCGGAGACCTTCTTCAAGGTCCAGCTGCCCATCGCAGTCCCGGCGATCCTCAGCGGGCTCCGGGTGGTCGTGGTGACCAACATCTCGATCACGACGATGGCGGCGATCATCGGCGTCGAGCAGCTCGGCACGCTGTTCACGCTCGGGTTCACGAGAAACCTTCTCGTGCCCATCGTCACGGGTCTCGTGATCTGCCTCCTGCTCGCACTCCTGCTCGATCGTCTCCTGGTGCTGCTCGGCCGCATCCTGACGCCGTGGGCCCGGAAGGGAGCGCTCTGA
- a CDS encoding transcriptional regulator, whose protein sequence is MTSLMPASDTTFADIEEAHRTLEPVMHAIAGVVGDHCEIVLHDLSAGDLDHSVYAIVNGHVSGRSVGGPSTNLGVEVLRDPDADHNAFGYRGRTSDGRELISSSVYYRNPEGRIIAAFCINLDLTPMQTAANAIAALLPGAETAVSAVPHELVGPDVSSVLDDMISEAIAMVGKPAPGMSKADRIEVLRLLEARGAFHIKRAADKVSARLGVSRVTVYGYLDEVRRG, encoded by the coding sequence GTGACCAGCCTGATGCCCGCGAGCGACACCACTTTCGCCGATATCGAGGAGGCCCATCGCACCCTCGAGCCGGTGATGCACGCCATCGCCGGTGTCGTCGGCGACCACTGCGAGATCGTGCTTCACGACCTCAGCGCAGGCGACTTGGACCACTCGGTCTACGCGATCGTCAACGGTCACGTGAGCGGCAGAAGTGTCGGCGGCCCGTCGACGAACCTGGGCGTCGAGGTGCTCCGCGACCCGGATGCCGACCACAACGCGTTCGGTTACCGCGGCCGTACGTCGGACGGTCGAGAGCTCATCAGCTCGTCGGTGTACTACCGGAACCCCGAGGGGCGCATCATCGCCGCCTTCTGCATCAACCTCGACCTGACGCCGATGCAGACCGCGGCGAACGCCATCGCCGCACTGCTGCCAGGCGCGGAGACAGCGGTGAGCGCGGTCCCGCACGAGCTCGTCGGCCCCGACGTCTCCAGTGTGCTCGACGACATGATCTCCGAAGCGATCGCCATGGTGGGCAAACCGGCGCCTGGCATGAGCAAGGCGGATCGCATCGAGGTGCTGCGCCTGCTCGAGGCGCGCGGTGCCTTCCACATCAAGCGGGCGGCCGACAAGGTTTCTGCGCGCCTCGGGGTCTCCAGGGTCACCGTTTACGGGTACCTCGACGAGGTGCGTCGCGGATAG
- a CDS encoding PadR family transcriptional regulator: MNGHFTSRGFGETGFWDAMEHLRSGFEQRVAGPRMARGEVRAAVLALLAERPMHGYQIIREIEQRSGGAWKPSPGSVYPTLQLLADEGLITAEELSGRKTYTLTEEGRAEADAADRAPWETAAPKDRPSGGRLPKAGYELAQAAAQVQRSGTSEQIDAAVEVLAEARRKLYAMLAES; encoded by the coding sequence ATGAACGGTCACTTCACATCACGCGGTTTCGGCGAAACCGGATTCTGGGACGCCATGGAGCACCTGCGCAGCGGCTTCGAGCAGCGCGTCGCAGGCCCGCGCATGGCGCGAGGCGAGGTCCGCGCGGCCGTGCTCGCACTTCTCGCGGAGCGCCCCATGCACGGGTATCAGATCATCCGGGAGATCGAGCAGCGCAGCGGTGGCGCCTGGAAGCCGAGCCCCGGCTCCGTGTACCCGACACTGCAGCTCCTCGCGGACGAGGGGCTCATCACCGCCGAGGAACTGTCGGGACGGAAGACGTACACCCTGACGGAGGAGGGCCGAGCCGAAGCCGATGCAGCGGACCGGGCTCCCTGGGAGACGGCGGCTCCGAAGGATCGTCCGTCCGGAGGCCGTTTGCCGAAGGCCGGGTACGAGCTCGCGCAGGCGGCGGCCCAGGTGCAGCGGAGCGGCACGTCGGAGCAGATCGACGCTGCGGTCGAAGTGCTCGCCGAGGCGCGGCGGAAGCTCTACGCGATGCTCGCCGAGAGCTGA
- a CDS encoding MFS transporter yields the protein MSGARQAEKKPALTKQQKRAVAGGSIGTLMEYFDYYLYGLAAAAVFPAIFFASNDPFLAQIYSFGTFAVGFFFRPLGGIVFGYIGDRMGRKPALLITVIGMGLTTAAIGLIPPEAMIGATAPILLIVLRSFQGLFVGGEMGGAATIVVEHAPPKRRGLFGAFLISGAGIANLASAGAMSALGAGPESFFMTWGWRIPFWFALVLAIIAILLRSKLEESEEFKTHTKTLQVQGVKPKSPLIEVFRHPKNTILGILIGLPQSIAGYLVLTYGLAFIVASGTPAQVGFIGTMIVGFLQIFVAPAYGALSDKLGRRTVYIAGCIGFAILIWPAFMLYETHNQWLIWLGMIIGFVIPGIAMQGTLHTMLTEMFDVEQRITGVNIGYQLSNTLGGGLAPLIATALVGWASGAFWPMALYAGVICIIGAVTTAAATIRPATENAGRIHELKLDGK from the coding sequence ATGAGCGGTGCGCGGCAGGCGGAGAAGAAGCCCGCCCTCACGAAGCAGCAGAAGCGCGCGGTCGCCGGAGGGTCCATCGGCACCCTCATGGAGTACTTCGACTACTACCTCTACGGTCTCGCGGCGGCCGCCGTGTTCCCCGCGATCTTCTTCGCCTCCAACGATCCGTTCCTGGCGCAGATCTACTCCTTCGGCACCTTTGCCGTCGGCTTCTTCTTCCGCCCGCTCGGCGGCATCGTCTTCGGTTACATCGGTGACCGCATGGGCCGGAAGCCGGCGCTGCTCATCACCGTCATCGGAATGGGCCTCACCACCGCGGCGATCGGCCTCATCCCGCCCGAGGCGATGATCGGCGCGACCGCCCCGATCCTCCTCATCGTGCTGCGCTCGTTCCAGGGCCTGTTCGTCGGCGGCGAGATGGGCGGAGCCGCCACGATCGTCGTCGAGCACGCACCGCCGAAGCGGCGCGGTCTCTTCGGCGCGTTCCTCATCTCGGGCGCCGGTATCGCGAACCTCGCCTCGGCCGGCGCCATGTCCGCGCTCGGTGCAGGCCCCGAGTCGTTCTTCATGACGTGGGGCTGGCGCATTCCCTTCTGGTTCGCCCTCGTGCTCGCGATCATCGCGATCCTGCTCCGCAGCAAGCTCGAGGAGTCCGAGGAGTTCAAGACGCACACGAAGACCCTGCAGGTGCAGGGCGTGAAGCCGAAGTCGCCGCTCATCGAGGTGTTCCGGCACCCGAAGAACACCATCCTCGGAATCCTCATCGGCCTCCCCCAGTCGATCGCGGGCTACCTGGTGCTCACGTACGGGCTCGCGTTCATCGTGGCATCGGGCACTCCGGCGCAGGTGGGCTTCATCGGCACCATGATCGTCGGGTTCCTGCAGATCTTCGTCGCGCCGGCCTACGGCGCGCTCTCCGACAAGCTCGGACGGCGCACCGTGTACATCGCCGGCTGCATCGGCTTCGCGATCCTCATCTGGCCGGCATTCATGCTCTATGAGACCCACAACCAGTGGCTCATCTGGCTCGGCATGATCATCGGCTTCGTGATTCCCGGCATCGCCATGCAGGGCACCCTCCACACCATGCTCACCGAGATGTTCGACGTCGAGCAGCGCATCACCGGCGTGAACATCGGCTACCAGCTGTCGAACACCCTCGGCGGCGGACTGGCGCCCCTCATCGCTACAGCGCTGGTCGGCTGGGCGAGCGGCGCATTCTGGCCGATGGCGCTGTACGCCGGCGTGATCTGCATCATCGGCGCTGTCACCACCGCGGCGGCGACGATTCGCCCGGCGACCGAGAACGCGGGCCGCATCCACGAGCTGAAGCTGGACGGCAAGTGA
- a CDS encoding ABC transporter ATP-binding protein encodes MIEFSDVTKVYDDGTTAVDDLTITAPTGKITVLVGPSGCGKTTTLRMVNRLIEPTSGRILLGGEDSGQIDRIQMRRSIGYVIQNAGLFPHQTVIDNICAVPYLNGVKRAEARTRARELLTLVGLDDSYAKRYPWQLSGGQQQRVGVARALAADPPYMLMDEPFSAVDPIVRKQLQSEFLRIQGDLAKTILMVTHDIDEALRLGDQIVVFSDGGVVAQSGTPAEILARPANRFVADFLGASRGYHALGFESIRDLEPRQTPVFTLGAAAIAADEPWVVAVDQDRRPLGWVQPARVGARTTADDVQTASAVALGSGTRRELLDAALASPEGSAILAHDDGTYAGTVHLDEVIRSAVDALGEERAAAR; translated from the coding sequence ATGATCGAATTCTCTGACGTCACCAAGGTCTACGACGATGGCACCACTGCGGTCGACGACCTCACCATCACCGCTCCGACGGGCAAGATCACCGTGCTGGTAGGCCCGTCGGGCTGCGGCAAGACCACCACGCTGCGCATGGTGAACCGCCTCATCGAGCCGACGAGCGGCAGAATCCTGCTCGGCGGCGAGGACAGTGGCCAGATCGACCGGATCCAAATGCGCCGCAGCATCGGCTATGTGATACAGAATGCGGGCCTGTTCCCGCACCAGACAGTCATCGACAACATCTGCGCCGTGCCCTACCTGAACGGGGTGAAGCGAGCCGAGGCCAGGACCAGGGCGCGCGAACTGCTCACCCTCGTGGGGCTGGACGATTCGTACGCGAAGCGGTACCCGTGGCAGCTGTCAGGCGGGCAGCAGCAGCGCGTGGGCGTAGCGCGGGCGCTGGCCGCCGACCCGCCCTACATGCTTATGGACGAGCCGTTCAGCGCCGTCGATCCGATCGTGCGCAAGCAGCTGCAGAGCGAGTTCCTGCGTATCCAAGGCGACCTCGCGAAGACGATCCTCATGGTGACGCACGACATCGACGAGGCGCTGCGCCTCGGCGACCAGATCGTCGTCTTCTCTGACGGGGGAGTCGTCGCTCAGAGCGGGACGCCGGCGGAGATCCTGGCTCGCCCGGCGAACCGCTTCGTCGCGGACTTCCTCGGGGCGTCCCGCGGGTACCACGCGCTCGGGTTCGAATCGATTCGCGATCTCGAGCCGCGGCAGACGCCCGTGTTCACCCTGGGCGCCGCTGCGATCGCCGCCGATGAACCATGGGTCGTGGCGGTCGATCAGGATCGCCGTCCGCTCGGATGGGTGCAGCCCGCGCGGGTCGGCGCTCGGACGACCGCTGACGACGTGCAGACCGCGTCGGCGGTCGCGCTCGGCAGCGGCACGCGACGTGAACTGCTCGACGCGGCACTCGCGAGCCCTGAGGGTTCAGCGATCCTCGCGCACGATGACGGCACATACGCAGGGACGGTGCACCTCGACGAGGTCATCAGGTCGGCGGTCGACGCCCTCGGCGAGGAACGGGCGGCGGCGCGGTGA
- a CDS encoding ABC transporter permease, which yields MDVFSWLTDPANWSGSGSIPFQTVTHLWYSAVTVLIAAAIAVPLGVFIGHTGKGESLIMGSVNAMRALPTIGLLILLVLIFAPILANRLAFVIPALIVLVLLAVPPILSGVASGIRAIDRSAIDAARGMGYSTWQIVWKIELPCALPLALSGVRASTLQVVSTATVAAFVSLQGLGRFIIDGRAGNNYAEMAGGAILLIVLAIVLEGVFALVARLSISPGLTPGVPTTTRRNS from the coding sequence ATGGACGTCTTCTCCTGGCTCACCGATCCGGCCAACTGGTCGGGGAGCGGGTCGATCCCGTTCCAGACCGTCACCCACCTCTGGTACTCCGCCGTCACGGTGCTGATCGCCGCCGCGATCGCGGTGCCCCTCGGCGTCTTCATCGGGCACACCGGCAAGGGCGAGAGCCTCATCATGGGATCGGTGAACGCCATGCGCGCGCTCCCCACGATCGGCCTTCTGATCCTCCTCGTGCTCATCTTCGCCCCGATCCTCGCGAATCGTCTGGCCTTCGTGATCCCGGCTCTCATAGTGCTGGTGCTGCTCGCGGTACCGCCGATTCTCAGCGGGGTCGCGAGCGGGATCCGCGCGATCGACCGGTCGGCGATCGACGCGGCTCGAGGCATGGGGTACTCGACGTGGCAGATCGTCTGGAAGATCGAGCTTCCCTGCGCGCTGCCCCTCGCGCTGTCTGGAGTGCGCGCATCGACGCTGCAGGTGGTGTCGACGGCAACCGTCGCCGCATTCGTCTCGCTGCAGGGCCTCGGCAGATTCATCATCGACGGGCGCGCAGGCAACAACTACGCCGAGATGGCAGGTGGCGCGATCCTGCTCATCGTCCTCGCGATCGTGCTCGAGGGCGTGTTCGCCCTCGTCGCCCGCCTCAGCATCTCGCCAGGGCTCACCCCTGGCGTTCCGACCACGACAAGGAGAAACTCATGA
- a CDS encoding bifunctional 4-hydroxy-2-oxoglutarate aldolase/2-dehydro-3-deoxy-phosphogluconate aldolase, whose product MIDSPSASDEWFTEAFARAPIMAILRGMGVERSLELAGVAWDLGIDAVEVPIQSDEDRDALAAVVAAGRERGKQVGAGTIIDDETVQLAAEAGAAFTVSPGFDIDVVRASEAAGMPSLPGVATATEVQLARLAGLRWLKAFPASVLGTEWFTTMRGPFPDINFIATGGMNARNAPQFLAAGVRVVAVGSALADPEELARLAEVMPR is encoded by the coding sequence ATGATCGATTCCCCCTCAGCAAGCGACGAATGGTTCACGGAGGCGTTCGCGCGGGCGCCCATCATGGCGATCCTGCGCGGCATGGGCGTCGAGCGCAGCCTCGAACTCGCCGGCGTCGCCTGGGATCTCGGCATCGATGCCGTCGAGGTCCCCATTCAGTCCGATGAGGATCGCGACGCCCTCGCCGCGGTCGTCGCCGCCGGGCGCGAACGCGGGAAGCAGGTCGGCGCCGGAACCATCATCGACGATGAGACCGTGCAGCTCGCCGCCGAGGCGGGAGCCGCGTTCACCGTCAGTCCGGGGTTCGATATCGACGTGGTCCGTGCCAGCGAGGCGGCCGGCATGCCGTCGCTGCCCGGCGTCGCCACCGCGACCGAGGTGCAGCTCGCACGCCTGGCCGGGCTCCGCTGGCTCAAGGCGTTCCCCGCTTCGGTGCTCGGTACCGAGTGGTTCACGACGATGCGAGGCCCCTTCCCCGACATCAACTTCATCGCCACGGGCGGCATGAACGCCAGGAACGCACCCCAGTTCCTCGCCGCCGGAGTGCGTGTCGTCGCCGTCGGCTCCGCACTCGCCGACCCTGAAGAACTCGCACGACTCGCAGAGGTGATGCCCCGATGA
- a CDS encoding HEAT repeat domain-containing protein → MTQNQASALAAAFTAPDSSTRLQAALDAGSRPDDAFVAVLLAQCAVEPDFFVRDMLTWALVRHDPSVTFDLLLSELRRPEPQARSQALHTLSKIGDPRAYPEITASLLLDEDDEVARAAWRAAAGLVPGSADAATLAETLATQFARGGDEVRRSLSRAFVELGDAAAPAIARARRDADPEVRAHAIATARLREDPEAGFTDLIAEARRAVALDAAPRQSG, encoded by the coding sequence ATGACACAGAATCAGGCATCAGCCCTCGCCGCCGCGTTCACGGCACCTGACTCGTCGACCCGTCTGCAAGCAGCGCTCGACGCCGGATCCCGCCCCGACGACGCGTTCGTCGCGGTACTGCTCGCGCAGTGCGCCGTCGAACCCGACTTCTTCGTCCGCGACATGCTGACCTGGGCCCTGGTCAGGCACGATCCGTCAGTCACGTTCGACCTGCTGCTGTCGGAACTGCGCCGGCCGGAACCCCAGGCCAGGAGTCAGGCCCTCCACACGCTGTCGAAGATCGGGGACCCGCGAGCCTATCCCGAGATCACGGCCTCACTGCTGCTCGACGAGGACGACGAGGTGGCCAGGGCCGCCTGGCGCGCCGCCGCCGGACTGGTGCCGGGGAGCGCGGACGCGGCGACCCTCGCCGAAACGCTGGCCACGCAGTTCGCGAGGGGCGGCGACGAGGTGCGTCGCAGTCTCAGTCGTGCGTTCGTCGAGCTCGGCGATGCTGCCGCACCCGCCATCGCTCGAGCGCGGCGCGATGCCGATCCCGAGGTGCGCGCGCACGCGATCGCCACGGCACGCCTGCGAGAAGACCCCGAGGCCGGTTTCACCGACCTCATCGCCGAGGCGCGACGTGCGGTCGCGCTGGACGCGGCACCCCGGCAGAGTGGATGA
- a CDS encoding sugar kinase: MRGCDPDNPRPIDVLCIGETMALVVPASAVPVERADDFRVEAGGAESNVASHLASAGRRAEWFSALGDDALGRRTLSRIAAHGVATERVRLDPSAPTGLYVKDPGNGVTYYRRGSAASRLSPDDLTGIDWTEVGVLHLSGITLALSDSCRALVHAAIDEARAAGALISFDVNHRPALWPSLAVAAEVIRETALRADIVLVGRDEAETLWGTTTAADVRSVFSAAPHLVVKDADIEAVEFSSAGTTTVPALRVDVVEAVGAGDAFAAGWLDGFLAGDDAAARVARGHACAARALSSTHDVPTNHLPTSDSAGTPTATEGSARS; encoded by the coding sequence GTGCGAGGATGCGATCCCGACAACCCCCGACCCATCGATGTCCTGTGCATCGGAGAGACGATGGCCCTCGTGGTGCCGGCCTCCGCCGTACCGGTCGAGCGCGCGGACGACTTCCGGGTGGAGGCGGGCGGCGCCGAATCGAACGTCGCGTCGCACCTCGCCTCGGCCGGCCGTCGCGCGGAGTGGTTCAGCGCACTGGGCGATGATGCACTCGGCCGGAGAACACTGTCCAGGATCGCCGCGCACGGCGTCGCAACCGAGCGGGTGCGACTGGACCCCTCGGCCCCGACCGGCCTGTACGTCAAGGACCCGGGCAACGGCGTGACCTACTACCGCCGCGGCTCCGCGGCTTCCCGCCTCTCCCCCGACGACCTCACCGGCATCGATTGGACCGAGGTCGGGGTACTCCACCTCTCGGGCATCACCCTGGCTCTGTCCGATTCCTGTCGCGCACTCGTCCACGCAGCTATCGACGAGGCACGAGCCGCAGGCGCGCTCATCAGCTTCGACGTGAATCACCGGCCGGCGCTCTGGCCGAGCCTCGCCGTCGCCGCCGAGGTGATTCGCGAGACCGCGCTCCGCGCCGACATCGTGCTCGTCGGGCGCGATGAAGCGGAGACACTCTGGGGGACGACCACGGCCGCCGACGTACGCAGCGTCTTCTCCGCCGCCCCGCACCTCGTTGTCAAGGACGCCGATATCGAGGCTGTCGAGTTCTCGTCCGCGGGCACCACCACCGTCCCAGCGCTTCGTGTCGACGTCGTCGAGGCCGTTGGCGCCGGTGACGCGTTCGCGGCGGGCTGGCTCGACGGATTCCTCGCCGGTGACGACGCCGCGGCACGCGTTGCACGGGGCCACGCCTGCGCCGCGCGAGCCCTCTCCAGCACGCACGACGTACCCACGAACCACCTGCCGACCTCAGACTCGGCCGGCACCCCGACCGCCACGGAAGGAAGCGCACGATCATGA
- a CDS encoding ABC transporter substrate-binding protein: protein MNTKMKGLTAGLAISALLGLTACGGGGDPLANDGGDSGGSGESITVGSADFAESQLLATIYSQALSGAGMEVQEQLNIGSREVYITALEDGSIDLIPEYNGYLLEELDPEADTSDRDAIAGQLEETLPDGLMALDPASAENTNTLVVTQEFSEKHGGLETISDLVEADDGSFTLAGPPEWKTRPNTGLPAIEESYGDDFSDRYETLDGGGPLSLSAVVNGQVDVAMLFSSDPAIAENDLVALEDDQVIFPPANIIPLISSDKASDEVVDVLNEVTAALTIEDLMEMNGRVNAGDDLGQIASDWLESVDLA from the coding sequence ATGAACACGAAGATGAAAGGACTGACCGCCGGACTGGCGATCAGCGCGCTCCTCGGGCTGACCGCGTGCGGCGGCGGGGGAGATCCGCTCGCGAACGACGGAGGCGACTCGGGCGGTTCTGGCGAGTCGATCACGGTCGGCTCGGCCGATTTCGCCGAGAGCCAGCTGCTTGCCACCATCTACTCCCAGGCCCTGAGCGGCGCGGGGATGGAGGTTCAGGAGCAGTTGAACATTGGCAGCCGCGAGGTCTACATCACAGCCCTCGAGGACGGCTCGATCGACCTCATTCCCGAGTACAACGGCTACCTGCTCGAAGAGCTCGACCCCGAAGCCGACACGTCTGACCGTGACGCGATCGCCGGGCAGCTCGAGGAGACGCTTCCCGATGGGCTGATGGCTCTGGACCCCGCGAGCGCCGAGAACACCAACACGCTCGTCGTGACCCAGGAGTTCTCCGAGAAGCACGGCGGTCTCGAGACGATCTCCGACCTCGTCGAGGCCGACGACGGATCCTTCACCCTCGCCGGTCCGCCCGAGTGGAAGACGCGCCCCAACACTGGTCTCCCCGCGATCGAGGAGTCTTACGGCGACGACTTCTCGGATCGCTACGAGACCCTCGACGGCGGTGGACCGCTCTCGCTGTCCGCCGTGGTCAACGGTCAGGTCGATGTGGCGATGCTCTTCAGCAGCGATCCGGCGATCGCCGAGAACGACCTGGTGGCGCTCGAGGATGATCAGGTGATCTTCCCGCCGGCGAACATCATCCCGCTCATCAGCTCGGACAAGGCTTCCGATGAGGTGGTCGACGTACTGAACGAGGTGACTGCCGCGCTGACGATCGAGGACCTCATGGAGATGAACGGCCGCGTGAATGCGGGCGACGACCTTGGCCAGATCGCGAGCGACTGGCTCGAATCGGTCGACCTGGCATAG